Proteins encoded in a region of the Armatimonadota bacterium genome:
- a CDS encoding right-handed parallel beta-helix repeat-containing protein: MELRLRRPSTGLHALKAIAAGTAFLTIHQAQGQTLLYVAKNGNDTWSGTLAVPNGKGDGPKATLTGARDEIRKLKIGGKLSSKGAIVTVKPGRYSQLAPFVLSGPDSGASGARIIYRSEKVREAVIDGGKPVTTWLKANERPSLEKIAANVRGYVSVANLKANGIAETGTLSHVGPNITNLPTWGELFFDGQRMPLSKWPNSGFANLLAEGIGNTFDNPTVMVNSSSLKTPTYVKSSNNDQDYWIRGTLNERAFNQFQERVKWIDKGSGNFRIEITDGNTADPARRAAYNPNSIGRLTLVNSLYELDMPGEYYIDRKLGYLYFWSPSSLTGKSVVVSMNPGPMVMLSGANYVDFQAFTVEYGRQDAVQVKNCTSAVVRGNLLRNCGANGVRVEGGNAVLVRSNEITTVGEGGVYCSGGDRAVFRKGNHIIENNYIHHYGAVQPYYRHGVYLTGMGLTCRNNEIAYNSHGAVWFHGNDIQIEYNRIHHVLTDACDSGAIYAGADWTTRDNSIRYNYLHDIRQIRPSVYCNHGIYLDDMWSSANVDHNVFRRVEQPIQIGGGHDNTCDYNVFVDCIGGVRIDDRGLTADQTWINDFWREANRVPWQGQLWRNRYPQVYALLTGTDYRYPFGNTIVGNVSLRGTTNQKFLIWELWGINKNAPEWILKFQNNVLTNTQQFVNEPGGDFTPANGSAAKNVGFKAVSTLSMGVKKDTFLDPAKWGGNGP, from the coding sequence ATGGAACTTCGTCTGCGAAGACCATCGACCGGTCTTCATGCGCTTAAGGCGATTGCGGCGGGCACCGCGTTCCTGACGATCCATCAGGCGCAGGGCCAAACCCTACTCTATGTCGCGAAAAACGGCAACGATACGTGGAGCGGGACCCTAGCGGTCCCCAACGGGAAGGGGGACGGCCCGAAAGCCACCTTGACGGGGGCCAGGGACGAGATCAGGAAGCTCAAGATCGGAGGCAAACTCTCTTCGAAGGGCGCGATCGTGACGGTCAAGCCAGGACGCTACAGCCAGCTCGCGCCCTTCGTCCTGTCCGGGCCCGACAGCGGCGCTTCCGGCGCCCGGATCATCTACCGGTCCGAAAAGGTCCGGGAAGCCGTGATCGACGGGGGGAAGCCGGTCACGACCTGGTTGAAAGCCAACGAACGCCCGTCGCTCGAAAAGATCGCGGCCAACGTACGGGGGTACGTTTCGGTCGCCAACCTGAAGGCTAACGGGATCGCCGAAACGGGAACGCTGTCCCACGTCGGACCGAACATCACCAACCTGCCGACATGGGGCGAACTGTTCTTCGACGGCCAGAGGATGCCGCTCTCGAAGTGGCCGAACTCGGGCTTCGCCAATCTGCTGGCGGAGGGGATCGGGAACACCTTCGACAATCCGACCGTCATGGTCAATTCGTCGTCGTTGAAGACGCCGACGTACGTCAAGTCGTCGAACAACGACCAGGACTACTGGATCCGTGGGACCCTGAACGAAAGGGCTTTCAACCAGTTCCAGGAACGGGTCAAGTGGATCGACAAAGGTTCGGGCAACTTCCGGATCGAGATCACGGACGGCAACACGGCCGATCCGGCCCGCCGCGCCGCCTATAACCCGAACTCGATCGGGAGGCTGACCCTGGTCAACTCGCTGTACGAACTCGACATGCCGGGCGAGTACTACATCGACCGGAAGCTTGGTTACCTCTACTTCTGGTCGCCGTCGAGCCTTACGGGCAAGTCGGTGGTCGTTTCGATGAACCCTGGGCCGATGGTCATGCTCAGCGGGGCCAACTACGTGGACTTCCAGGCCTTTACCGTCGAATACGGCCGGCAGGACGCCGTCCAGGTCAAGAACTGTACGAGCGCGGTAGTCCGTGGCAACCTGCTTCGGAACTGTGGCGCGAACGGTGTCCGGGTCGAGGGTGGGAACGCCGTCCTCGTCCGCTCGAACGAGATCACGACCGTCGGTGAAGGCGGCGTCTATTGTTCGGGCGGCGACAGGGCCGTCTTCCGTAAAGGCAACCACATCATCGAGAACAACTACATCCACCACTACGGCGCCGTCCAGCCGTACTACCGTCACGGGGTCTACCTGACGGGCATGGGCCTGACGTGCCGGAACAACGAGATCGCGTACAACAGCCATGGCGCCGTCTGGTTCCACGGCAATGACATCCAGATCGAATACAACCGGATCCACCACGTCCTGACCGACGCGTGCGACTCGGGCGCGATCTACGCCGGTGCCGACTGGACGACCCGCGACAACTCGATCCGCTACAACTACCTGCACGACATCAGGCAGATCCGACCGAGCGTCTACTGTAACCACGGGATCTACCTGGACGACATGTGGAGTTCGGCCAACGTCGACCATAACGTGTTCCGCAGGGTCGAGCAACCGATTCAGATCGGCGGCGGCCACGACAACACCTGCGACTACAACGTGTTCGTCGATTGTATCGGCGGCGTCCGGATCGACGACCGTGGCCTGACCGCGGACCAGACCTGGATCAACGACTTTTGGCGGGAAGCGAACCGCGTGCCGTGGCAGGGCCAGCTCTGGCGGAACCGCTATCCGCAGGTCTATGCGCTGCTGACCGGGACCGATTACCGCTATCCGTTCGGCAACACGATCGTCGGGAACGTCAGTCTGCGGGGGACGACGAACCAGAAGTTCCTGATCTGGGAGCTCTGGGGCATCAACAAGAACGCCCCGGAATGGATCCTCAAGTTCCAGAACAACGTCCTCACGAACACGCAGCAGTTCGTCAACGAGCCCGGCGGCGATTTCACCCCCGCCAACGGGTCGGCCGCCAAGAACGTCGGATTCAAGGCCGTCTCGACCCTGAGCATGGGCGTCAAAAAGGACACGTTCCTCGACCCGGCGAAATGGGGCGGCAACGGCCCCTAG
- a CDS encoding glycosyltransferase family 2 protein, whose product MPEHLPVSVLVYTKNEEQDLPGCLDSLTFSDDVHVLDSVSTDRTVEIAREKGASVTLRAFDTESVHRNWAMENVPFKHPWVYHSDADERVTPSLVAGMAKALADPGPYVGFRMLRKDFLMGQWLRHTAQSPYNVRLFRPDKVRYERVINPVHVFDGPTGECEGHFEHYPFSKGLSFWLERHNRYSTLEARQIMDNRKNNVPFSVAKAFLEKDFHQRRFHQKELFYRMPARPLVKFLYLYLGRRGFLDGRAGTTYAALQSVYEYMIVAKTREMELQERGVHL is encoded by the coding sequence ATGCCTGAACACTTGCCGGTCTCCGTCCTGGTCTACACGAAGAACGAGGAGCAAGACCTTCCCGGCTGCCTCGACTCTCTGACGTTTTCGGACGACGTTCATGTCCTCGACTCCGTGTCGACCGACCGGACGGTCGAGATCGCCCGGGAAAAGGGGGCCTCGGTCACTTTGCGGGCCTTCGACACGGAGTCCGTCCATCGGAACTGGGCGATGGAGAACGTCCCCTTCAAACATCCTTGGGTCTATCACAGCGACGCCGACGAGCGCGTGACTCCGAGCCTGGTCGCCGGCATGGCCAAGGCCCTTGCCGATCCTGGCCCGTACGTGGGTTTCCGGATGCTGCGCAAGGACTTCTTGATGGGTCAGTGGCTGAGGCACACGGCCCAGTCGCCCTATAACGTCCGATTGTTCCGACCGGACAAAGTCCGCTATGAGAGGGTCATCAACCCTGTCCACGTTTTCGACGGACCGACCGGAGAGTGCGAAGGCCACTTCGAGCACTATCCGTTCAGCAAGGGCCTCTCGTTCTGGCTAGAGCGGCACAACAGGTACAGCACGCTTGAAGCCCGACAGATCATGGACAACCGAAAGAACAACGTCCCGTTCTCGGTCGCCAAGGCCTTCTTGGAGAAGGACTTTCACCAACGCCGCTTCCACCAGAAGGAGCTGTTCTACCGGATGCCGGCGAGGCCCTTGGTCAAGTTCCTTTACCTGTACCTGGGGCGACGGGGCTTCTTAGACGGCCGGGCAGGGACGACCTACGCGGCCTTGCAGTCGGTCTACGAGTACATGATCGTGGCGAAGACCCGCGAGATGGAACTCCAAGAGCGCGGCGTCCACCTGTAA
- a CDS encoding putative colanic acid biosynthesis acetyltransferase, which translates to MSDILQGNDPYTGPSFSLSNRLKRLAWNIVRSLLFRTSPRPLHGWRRFLLTSFGAKIGKGANVLPKAVVWAPWNLEMEEFAAVADNVTVYNMARITIGRKATVSQGVHLCAGTHDYESKNFQLYAEPITVGADAWLCAECFVGPGVTIGEGAVVAARAVVVKDVPAWTVCGGNPCRPLKPRVIRDA; encoded by the coding sequence ATGTCTGACATCCTTCAAGGGAACGACCCCTACACCGGACCTAGCTTCAGCCTTTCTAACAGGCTCAAACGATTGGCTTGGAACATCGTCAGGTCGCTCCTGTTCCGGACCTCGCCGCGACCCCTGCACGGCTGGAGGCGGTTTTTGTTGACATCGTTCGGAGCGAAGATCGGGAAGGGGGCCAACGTGCTTCCCAAAGCGGTCGTCTGGGCGCCGTGGAACTTGGAGATGGAAGAGTTCGCCGCCGTCGCGGACAATGTGACCGTCTACAACATGGCCCGGATCACCATCGGCCGCAAAGCGACGGTCTCTCAAGGCGTCCACTTGTGCGCCGGAACCCACGATTACGAAAGCAAGAACTTCCAGCTTTACGCCGAGCCCATTACCGTCGGCGCCGACGCCTGGCTGTGCGCCGAGTGCTTCGTCGGGCCCGGAGTCACGATCGGCGAAGGGGCGGTCGTCGCGGCGAGGGCCGTCGTCGTCAAGGACGTCCCAGCGTGGACCGTCTGCGGCGGGAACCCCTGCCGACCGCTCAAGCCCCGAGTGATCCGTGATGCCTGA
- a CDS encoding glycosyltransferase — protein MRYLHVISSVNPAQGGPIEGIKQLAAVAVRKGHHVEVACLDGPDEPWLGEFPLPLHVLGTGKGGYSFSPKLVPWLQENKGRFDAIVVNGLWQYNSLGTWRALRGGGPPYFVFTHGMLDPWFNEAYPLKKLRKNLYWAWGMYPVLRDAAAVLFTSEEEKILARKSFRPYKVNERVVQYGTPGPKGDLDAMGKAFVDSRPELSGKRVLLYLSRIHEKKGCDLLVNAFARWARKIPELVLVMAGPDKTGLTPKLQAQAAALGIADRIVWPGMLTGDAKWGAYKTAEAFVLPSHQENFGIVVAEALACGTPVVISDKINIWREIEAAGAGIVEPDDQAGTDRALDRWFALNADERHETCAKARQCFEANFEIERAADSLIEALKNGRDID, from the coding sequence ATGCGGTACCTGCACGTGATCAGCTCGGTCAATCCTGCCCAAGGCGGGCCGATCGAAGGGATCAAGCAGCTCGCGGCGGTGGCGGTCCGAAAGGGACACCACGTCGAAGTCGCCTGCCTCGACGGGCCGGACGAGCCCTGGCTCGGTGAGTTCCCCCTGCCGCTCCACGTCTTGGGGACGGGCAAGGGGGGCTACAGTTTTTCGCCGAAACTCGTGCCATGGCTGCAGGAGAACAAGGGACGGTTCGACGCGATCGTCGTCAACGGCCTCTGGCAGTACAACAGTCTCGGGACGTGGAGGGCTCTTCGGGGCGGGGGGCCGCCGTACTTCGTGTTCACCCACGGCATGTTGGACCCGTGGTTCAACGAAGCCTATCCCTTGAAGAAGCTCCGTAAGAACTTGTATTGGGCCTGGGGGATGTACCCTGTCTTGAGAGACGCGGCGGCCGTGCTGTTCACGAGCGAGGAGGAGAAGATCCTCGCCCGAAAGTCCTTCCGTCCTTACAAGGTCAACGAGCGTGTCGTCCAATACGGCACCCCGGGGCCGAAGGGCGACCTTGACGCGATGGGGAAGGCCTTCGTCGACTCCCGTCCCGAACTCAGCGGCAAACGGGTCCTTCTCTATCTCAGCCGGATCCACGAAAAGAAAGGGTGCGACCTGTTGGTCAACGCGTTCGCCCGGTGGGCCCGGAAGATCCCGGAACTCGTCCTGGTCATGGCGGGGCCGGACAAGACGGGCTTGACCCCGAAGCTTCAGGCCCAGGCCGCGGCCCTTGGGATCGCGGACCGGATCGTCTGGCCCGGCATGTTGACGGGGGACGCGAAATGGGGGGCGTACAAGACGGCCGAGGCCTTCGTCCTTCCGTCCCACCAGGAGAATTTTGGGATCGTCGTCGCTGAAGCGCTCGCCTGCGGGACGCCGGTCGTGATCTCCGACAAGATCAACATCTGGCGCGAGATCGAAGCCGCCGGCGCGGGCATCGTCGAGCCCGACGACCAAGCGGGGACGGACCGGGCCCTGGACCGTTGGTTCGCCCTGAACGCCGACGAACGGCACGAAACCTGCGCCAAAGCACGGCAGTGTTTCGAAGCGAACTTCGAGATCGAAAGAGCGGCGGACAGCCTCATCGAGGCGTTGAAGAACGGAAGGGACATCGACTGA
- the asnB gene encoding asparagine synthase (glutamine-hydrolyzing) gives MCGIIGAFSYGRGSRPPDCSRIKAGCDAMLARGPDGEGVWSNDDGRVILGHRRLAIIDLSPAGAQPMSLPEEQLWITFNGEVYNYRELQDLLRSKGRVLKTGSDTEVLLHLYAVYGEDMCDRLRGMFAFAIWDGKRQGLFLARDHFGIKPLYVGRQAGSLVFSSQVKAILSTGLLDTSPDPAGHVGFFTWGNMPQPYTLYREIKELPAGSTMWVDEHGVRDARTYFDVSNELARLEGRAKPQSPGESQEALRCAVLDSVKHHFVSDVPVGVFLSAGRDSTTLLAVGTEVNAEPPKSITLGFQEYQGTEDDELPLAAIVAQQYGSEHLKRHVVGNDFRSDFEKIVLAMDQPSVDGLNTYYVSKVTHEFGMKVALSGLGADEVLGGYSSFSQIPRLVSTLKTAKSMPWLGRAFRIVSASLMGRMTSPKYAGLLEYGSTYGGAYLLRRGMFMPWELPAIMDPDMVREGWEELKTVIRLDRLVENLKCDRSRVSALELQVYMRNRLLRDSDWAGMAHSLEIRVPFVDVGFFRATVPYFGTEQEPDKSGLARVPAVPLPAAVLDRPKTGFSIPVREWMLGSGDTGGSERSLRGWARLVHKEIAKL, from the coding sequence ATGTGCGGGATCATAGGGGCGTTCAGCTACGGTAGGGGCTCGCGCCCGCCGGACTGTAGCCGGATCAAAGCCGGTTGCGACGCCATGCTGGCCCGAGGTCCGGACGGCGAAGGCGTCTGGTCGAACGACGACGGCCGCGTGATCCTCGGCCACCGCAGGCTCGCCATCATCGACCTGAGCCCGGCAGGTGCACAACCGATGAGCCTTCCAGAGGAACAACTCTGGATCACGTTCAACGGAGAGGTCTACAACTACAGGGAGCTTCAAGACCTGTTGCGGTCCAAGGGCCGGGTCTTGAAGACGGGCAGCGACACCGAGGTGCTCCTGCACCTGTACGCCGTTTACGGAGAGGACATGTGCGACCGGCTCCGTGGCATGTTCGCCTTCGCGATCTGGGACGGAAAGAGGCAGGGTCTGTTCCTCGCCCGCGACCACTTCGGGATCAAGCCGCTGTACGTCGGCCGGCAAGCCGGCTCACTCGTGTTCTCGTCCCAGGTCAAGGCCATTCTTTCGACGGGCCTCCTCGACACGTCGCCGGACCCGGCCGGGCACGTCGGGTTCTTCACATGGGGCAACATGCCCCAACCGTACACCCTCTATCGGGAGATCAAAGAGCTGCCCGCAGGCTCGACGATGTGGGTCGACGAACACGGCGTCCGGGACGCGAGGACGTATTTCGACGTTTCCAACGAACTGGCCCGCTTGGAAGGCCGGGCGAAGCCACAGTCGCCAGGCGAATCCCAAGAGGCGCTCAGGTGCGCCGTCCTCGACAGCGTCAAGCACCATTTCGTCAGCGACGTCCCCGTCGGGGTCTTCCTGAGTGCCGGCCGCGACTCGACGACCTTGTTGGCGGTGGGGACCGAAGTCAACGCCGAACCGCCGAAGAGCATCACGTTGGGCTTCCAGGAGTACCAGGGCACAGAAGACGACGAACTCCCGCTCGCGGCCATCGTCGCGCAACAATACGGCTCGGAGCATTTGAAGCGGCACGTCGTGGGCAACGACTTCCGCTCGGATTTCGAGAAGATCGTCCTCGCGATGGACCAGCCGTCGGTCGACGGGCTCAACACGTACTACGTGAGTAAGGTCACGCACGAATTCGGCATGAAGGTGGCGCTTTCGGGCCTCGGCGCCGACGAAGTCCTCGGTGGGTATAGCTCGTTTTCGCAGATCCCCCGGCTCGTGAGCACGCTCAAGACGGCGAAGTCGATGCCTTGGTTGGGCCGTGCCTTCCGCATCGTTTCAGCGAGCCTCATGGGACGGATGACGTCGCCGAAATACGCCGGCCTACTCGAGTACGGATCGACCTACGGCGGCGCATATCTGCTCCGAAGAGGCATGTTCATGCCTTGGGAGCTTCCCGCCATCATGGATCCGGACATGGTGCGGGAAGGGTGGGAAGAGCTGAAAACAGTGATCCGGCTCGACCGACTGGTCGAAAACCTCAAGTGCGACCGGTCCCGCGTCTCCGCCCTCGAACTCCAGGTCTACATGCGCAACAGGCTCTTGAGGGACTCGGACTGGGCGGGCATGGCCCATTCCTTGGAGATCCGCGTCCCGTTCGTCGACGTCGGTTTCTTCCGGGCGACGGTGCCCTACTTCGGTACGGAGCAAGAGCCGGACAAATCCGGACTCGCCCGTGTTCCCGCCGTGCCGCTGCCGGCGGCCGTATTAGACCGGCCGAAGACCGGGTTCAGCATTCCCGTCCGGGAGTGGATGCTCGGAAGCGGGGACACGGGCGGCTCGGAACGGTCGCTCCGAGGATGGGCACGGCTCGTCCATAAGGAAATCGCCAAGCTCTAG
- a CDS encoding glycosyltransferase family 4 protein, producing MRAVISSPSKYHFFELATELHRRGMLAAILTGYPRFKLRREKELAPYLRFYPHFHLIYRLISITVGRELEYFDRSLFDWFTRGSLPECDVFMGMDGSSLLTGRTAQSRGAAFVLDRPCSHIAYQNRVLQEESKREGIPLRPIDDRMIAREREEYDLADAVTVPSKFAYRSFLEEGFPEDKLHLIPYGVDTERFRPVDRPDPETFEVLYVGLCSLRKGTPHLVRAFEAVRHPKKKLTVIGNVQPNIRPVLEEAQGKMQIDVLGHLPQGELPGYMSRCHVFVLPSVEDGYGLVLSQAMACGAPVIATTNTGGEMLVDEGVEGFIVPVADDEAMAARLQQLADDPDLRDRMGQAALTRAKDMKGWSYYGDMVATMFEDLTGKSSLRVPSGPVLEV from the coding sequence ATGCGGGCCGTCATCAGTTCACCCTCCAAATACCACTTCTTCGAGCTTGCCACGGAGCTTCATCGTCGGGGCATGCTCGCCGCGATCTTGACCGGATACCCCCGGTTCAAACTTCGGCGCGAAAAGGAACTGGCGCCTTACCTCCGGTTCTATCCGCACTTCCACCTCATTTACCGACTGATCTCGATCACGGTCGGACGGGAACTGGAGTACTTCGACCGGTCACTGTTCGACTGGTTCACCCGCGGCAGCCTTCCCGAGTGCGACGTCTTCATGGGCATGGACGGCTCGTCGCTCTTGACCGGGAGGACGGCCCAAAGCCGAGGGGCCGCGTTCGTCCTGGACCGACCGTGTTCCCATATCGCCTATCAGAACCGCGTCCTGCAGGAGGAGTCCAAAAGGGAAGGGATCCCGCTCCGACCGATCGACGACCGGATGATCGCAAGGGAACGCGAAGAGTACGACCTGGCCGACGCGGTGACGGTGCCGTCCAAGTTCGCGTACCGTTCGTTCTTAGAAGAGGGCTTTCCCGAAGACAAGCTTCATTTGATCCCGTACGGCGTCGACACCGAGCGGTTCCGCCCTGTCGACAGGCCCGACCCTGAGACGTTCGAGGTCCTGTACGTCGGCCTGTGCTCGCTCCGCAAGGGAACGCCGCACCTGGTCCGTGCCTTTGAAGCCGTGCGACACCCCAAGAAGAAGCTGACGGTGATCGGGAACGTCCAGCCGAACATCCGTCCCGTCCTTGAAGAGGCGCAAGGCAAGATGCAGATCGACGTTCTCGGGCACTTGCCCCAAGGCGAGTTGCCGGGTTACATGAGCCGGTGCCACGTCTTCGTGCTGCCGAGCGTCGAGGACGGATACGGCCTTGTCCTGAGCCAGGCGATGGCTTGCGGCGCTCCCGTCATCGCGACGACGAACACGGGTGGCGAGATGCTCGTCGACGAAGGCGTCGAAGGGTTCATCGTTCCGGTCGCCGACGACGAGGCGATGGCGGCCCGTCTCCAGCAATTGGCCGACGACCCGGACTTGCGGGACCGTATGGGGCAGGCCGCGCTGACGCGCGCCAAGGACATGAAGGGCTGGTCGTACTACGGGGACATGGTCGCGACCATGTTCGAGGACCTGACCGGAAAGTCGTCCCTAAGGGTGCCGAGCGGCCCTGTTCTCGAAGTTTAA
- a CDS encoding lipopolysaccharide biosynthesis protein, with the protein MSDGEARSSLVKRIVRGVAANGFGQVVTLLSGVVTVPLFMRYWGQDLFGEWLFLSSIPTYLSMSGFGFGTTAGSDMTMLVAQGKRLEALRVLQTAWLLSTVLTVGVVGVAMVVCFVAPLDQWFKNFTLSPRECLSILTVLLLSVAVAQQGSLIDSVAKAIGMFDRNVFFMNVMRLCEVVAGIVVVVAGGDPWCYAWTLIVFKVVTYLSFWAWYRRIAPWLYLGWRYAGKDTLKPMVGPALTFSAFNLGYAMSIQGILILVGAFLSPAATALFGPLRTLTRVVLQAATALGNTVWPELSRAVGAGDLGLARRLHRKSIQITFWIVAPSSVVLFFIGPWVFAKWTTIQGLDPLLLGLLLVVTLFGSLWGVSSSVPLSINKHQSTAYVFIATTTGVFALAAALVKQAGLVGVAVAMVIGEAVMLAFVWQKSWSLLHEDPKTFLAQVLTPPVPGLRRSAAPGPKDDESATMEDPR; encoded by the coding sequence ATGAGCGACGGAGAAGCCCGAAGTTCGCTGGTCAAACGCATCGTCCGCGGCGTGGCCGCGAACGGGTTCGGGCAGGTCGTCACCCTCTTGTCGGGCGTCGTGACCGTGCCCCTGTTCATGCGCTACTGGGGTCAAGACCTCTTTGGAGAGTGGCTGTTCCTGAGTTCGATCCCCACCTACTTGTCGATGTCGGGTTTCGGATTCGGGACCACGGCGGGCAGCGACATGACGATGCTGGTCGCCCAAGGAAAGCGCCTCGAGGCGTTGCGGGTCCTCCAGACGGCGTGGCTCCTCTCGACCGTCCTCACGGTCGGGGTCGTCGGGGTCGCGATGGTCGTGTGCTTCGTCGCGCCGCTCGACCAGTGGTTCAAGAATTTCACCCTGTCGCCCCGCGAGTGCCTGAGCATCCTGACCGTCCTCCTCCTGAGCGTCGCGGTCGCGCAACAGGGGAGCCTCATCGACTCGGTCGCCAAAGCGATCGGCATGTTCGACAGGAACGTGTTCTTCATGAACGTGATGCGCCTGTGCGAGGTCGTCGCGGGCATCGTCGTCGTCGTCGCCGGTGGCGATCCATGGTGTTACGCCTGGACGTTGATCGTGTTCAAAGTCGTCACGTACCTCTCGTTCTGGGCCTGGTACCGAAGGATCGCACCGTGGCTCTATCTGGGTTGGCGGTATGCCGGCAAGGACACGCTCAAACCGATGGTCGGGCCGGCCCTCACGTTCAGTGCGTTCAACCTGGGGTACGCGATGAGCATCCAGGGGATTTTGATCCTGGTCGGCGCGTTCCTATCTCCGGCCGCCACGGCCCTTTTCGGTCCGCTCCGGACCCTGACCCGGGTGGTCCTTCAGGCTGCGACCGCCCTGGGGAACACGGTCTGGCCGGAGCTCTCCCGCGCGGTCGGGGCCGGAGACCTGGGCCTGGCCCGCCGTTTGCACCGGAAGTCGATCCAGATCACGTTTTGGATCGTTGCCCCGAGTTCGGTCGTGCTTTTCTTCATCGGGCCCTGGGTGTTCGCCAAGTGGACGACCATCCAAGGTCTCGATCCGCTCTTGCTCGGGCTGCTGCTCGTCGTCACGCTCTTTGGCAGCCTTTGGGGCGTCAGTTCCTCCGTCCCGCTGTCGATCAACAAGCACCAGTCCACGGCGTACGTGTTCATCGCGACGACGACGGGCGTCTTCGCCCTCGCCGCGGCCCTCGTCAAGCAAGCGGGCCTCGTCGGTGTGGCGGTCGCGATGGTGATCGGTGAAGCGGTGATGCTCGCCTTCGTCTGGCAGAAATCGTGGTCTTTGCTTCACGAAGACCCGAAGACGTTTTTGGCCCAGGTCTTGACGCCTCCTGTCCCCGGCCTCCGCCGCTCGGCCGCGCCTGGACCCAAAGACGACGAGTCTGCCACTATGGAGGATCCTCGATAA
- a CDS encoding decaprenyl-phosphate phosphoribosyltransferase, which yields MAAMLKNIVLLLRPKQWSKNVLVTAAWLFSGRLTDPDAAFKVFLAFVAMTAASSTVYIVNDVLDVKRDRNHPTKRNRPIASGAVPVGLALAFAGVTCAVALTVAWSLNKSSFLLVAFYVVLQTAYNLKLKSVPILDVYVIATGFVLRAVLGATALSVAISGWFLFCTGALALMLGFAKRRHEFLLLGDAVGQSRESLAHYTRPALDALVTVFACGAAMCYGIYTLESTTASEHPSIILTAPFVFYGITRYLLLVFKKDEGGEPADLLYGDLHIAGSVVLFIGSAVLAMSGLTLPFLEQ from the coding sequence TTGGCCGCCATGTTGAAGAACATCGTCCTCCTGCTTCGGCCGAAGCAGTGGAGCAAGAACGTGCTCGTCACGGCGGCATGGCTTTTTTCGGGCCGCTTGACCGATCCGGACGCTGCCTTTAAGGTGTTCCTCGCGTTCGTCGCGATGACGGCGGCGAGTTCGACCGTTTACATCGTCAACGACGTTCTCGACGTCAAGCGCGACCGGAACCATCCGACAAAGCGGAACCGGCCGATCGCGAGCGGGGCCGTTCCGGTCGGGCTCGCGCTCGCTTTCGCAGGCGTGACGTGTGCGGTCGCCCTGACGGTGGCGTGGTCGTTGAACAAGTCCAGCTTCTTGCTCGTCGCCTTCTACGTCGTCCTCCAGACCGCGTACAACTTGAAGCTGAAGTCTGTTCCCATCCTCGACGTCTACGTCATCGCGACGGGGTTCGTCCTGAGGGCCGTGCTTGGCGCGACCGCCTTGTCCGTGGCGATTTCCGGCTGGTTCCTTTTCTGCACGGGCGCGCTCGCGCTCATGCTCGGGTTCGCCAAGCGCCGACACGAGTTCCTGCTCCTTGGTGACGCCGTCGGTCAAAGCCGGGAGAGCCTGGCCCACTACACCCGGCCGGCCCTCGACGCCCTCGTCACGGTCTTCGCCTGCGGCGCCGCGATGTGTTACGGGATCTACACCCTCGAGAGCACGACGGCGTCCGAGCACCCTTCGATCATCTTGACCGCACCGTTCGTGTTCTACGGCATCACGAGGTACCTGCTCCTGGTGTTCAAAAAGGACGAGGGCGGCGAGCCCGCCGACCTGCTCTACGGCGACCTTCACATCGCGGGAAGCGTGGTCTTGTTCATAGGGTCCGCGGTCCTTGCCATGTCGGGCCTCACCTTGCCGTTCTTAGAACAGTGA
- a CDS encoding YtxH domain-containing protein, with the protein MNNNDDKNALVYLLAGFGLGALVGALAGLLFAPKSGTEMREDLGGRIKDLKGKTEDWIAEQRAKRGPMKNAEELGA; encoded by the coding sequence ATGAACAATAACGACGACAAGAACGCTTTGGTCTACCTGTTGGCCGGGTTCGGTCTCGGCGCCCTCGTGGGAGCGCTGGCGGGCCTCCTGTTCGCCCCGAAGAGCGGCACCGAAATGCGCGAAGACCTGGGCGGCCGGATCAAGGACCTGAAGGGCAAGACCGAAGACTGGATCGCCGAGCAGCGCGCCAAGCGCGGCCCGATGAAGAACGCCGAAGAGCTGGGCGCGTAG